One region of uncultured Methanolobus sp. genomic DNA includes:
- the rnfD gene encoding Rnf electron transport complex subunit RnfD, whose protein sequence is MTYTISAPPHKKTKLDFKTLNYSKMIALLPLCLAAIYFFGIPALGIIVASVVSAVVTEFAIQTIFKQKVTVSDGHAAMMGLMLALLIPPEAPLWIPVFAAFFAITVGKHVFGGIGSYIFNPVLVGWVFTRSAWAGFMTPVSIPHIGQFSDIILEHGAGMMVDVSPILLIGGVYLIYKRYIDWRVPLAFFATMVILPQTLLFISGVMALIHEGSLNPLMYMSQMFTFLSPSPELSYSMIGIVFFGILFLATDTATSPVTKKGRIVYGITCGVLVFIYGYFANYVDGLLYGIFLANCVASFIEINTMPASFGTMSCAEKVYRRIMDKVPSSLKFEVINNE, encoded by the coding sequence ATGACATATACAATTTCAGCTCCTCCCCATAAGAAAACAAAATTAGATTTCAAGACATTAAATTATAGTAAAATGATTGCTCTGCTCCCACTTTGTCTTGCAGCAATATACTTCTTCGGCATCCCTGCCCTCGGTATCATTGTTGCATCAGTGGTGTCTGCTGTGGTGACCGAGTTTGCCATACAGACAATTTTCAAGCAGAAAGTAACAGTCTCAGATGGCCATGCTGCCATGATGGGACTTATGCTGGCATTACTTATTCCACCGGAAGCTCCATTATGGATTCCTGTTTTTGCAGCTTTCTTCGCAATAACTGTTGGAAAACATGTGTTTGGTGGGATCGGCTCTTACATTTTCAATCCTGTTCTTGTAGGCTGGGTATTTACCAGAAGTGCATGGGCAGGATTCATGACTCCTGTATCTATTCCTCATATTGGTCAGTTCTCTGACATAATACTTGAACACGGTGCAGGTATGATGGTGGATGTTTCTCCTATACTGCTCATTGGCGGTGTTTATCTTATCTATAAAAGGTACATTGACTGGAGAGTTCCACTCGCATTCTTTGCAACAATGGTAATCCTGCCACAGACACTGCTTTTCATTTCCGGTGTAATGGCTCTTATCCATGAAGGTAGTCTGAACCCATTGATGTACATGTCACAGATGTTTACATTCCTCAGTCCAAGTCCTGAGCTGTCATATTCAATGATAGGAATTGTTTTCTTTGGAATACTTTTCCTGGCAACGGACACTGCAACATCTCCTGTGACTAAAAAGGGACGTATCGTTTATGGAATTACATGCGGTGTACTTGTATTCATCTATGGTTACTTTGCTAACTACGTTGATGGATTGCTGTACGGTATATTCCTTGCAAACTGTGTAGCATCATTTATTGAGATCAATACAATGCCTGCATCATTTGGTACAATGTCCTGTGCAGAAAAAGTATACAGGCGTATAATGGATAAAGTTCCGTCATCTTTAAAATTCGAGGTGATCAACAATGAGTGA
- the rnfG gene encoding Rnf electron transport complex subunit RnfG, translating into MSDSNKDTAIVIGKIVLISVVAALLLGITYVPTSAQLKINEANSKKEILGDLIPEASGNFEEVYGDTVDEDGNPVVLYYRAQDSSGNIIGYAFFQQQAGAQGPLVVAGGVDSAFGTFRGMDVLSHEETPGLGAKIVEDDFQGQFIDIPIASLGLSSAGGSIDAITGATISSQAVVDALNTKISEIEEAEG; encoded by the coding sequence ATGAGTGACTCCAATAAGGATACAGCCATAGTAATTGGAAAAATTGTTCTCATATCCGTAGTGGCAGCTCTTTTGTTAGGTATTACTTACGTTCCTACAAGTGCGCAGCTTAAGATAAATGAAGCCAATTCTAAAAAAGAGATTCTCGGAGACCTTATTCCGGAAGCAAGTGGTAATTTTGAAGAAGTATATGGGGACACTGTTGATGAGGATGGCAATCCCGTAGTACTTTATTATCGCGCACAGGATTCTTCCGGTAACATCATTGGCTATGCATTCTTCCAGCAGCAGGCCGGTGCACAGGGACCACTTGTTGTTGCAGGTGGTGTGGACTCTGCATTTGGTACTTTCCGTGGCATGGATGTCCTGAGTCACGAAGAGACTCCGGGACTTGGTGCCAAGATCGTAGAGGACGATTTCCAGGGTCAGTTTATTGATATTCCAATAGCATCACTAGGTCTTTCAAGTGCAGGTGGTTCCATAGATGCAATTACAGGTGCAACAATTTCCTCACAGGCCGTTGTAGATGCGCTTAATACAAAAATTAGTGAAATTGAAGAGGCAGAGGGGTGA
- the rnfE gene encoding Rnf electron transport complex subunit RnfE has product MDPLSEYIRGITRDNPIFGLVLGLCPTLAVTTSVENAIGMSAGTAFVLVCSNIFVSALRKQIPSTVRLPIFIIIIATFVSIVKMIMQAYFPPMYAALGVFIPLIVVNCIIIGRAEAYANKNNVFYSFIDGLGISTGFLLVLMLIGGIRELLGTGQIVVFDYTIINLSLSYPITTMILPAGAFLTIGGLMGIVNYQKARKLERGG; this is encoded by the coding sequence ATGGACCCGTTAAGTGAATATATTCGTGGTATTACAAGAGACAACCCGATTTTCGGACTTGTTCTGGGCCTCTGTCCTACACTGGCAGTGACCACATCAGTCGAGAACGCGATCGGTATGTCAGCAGGTACGGCATTCGTACTTGTATGTTCAAACATTTTCGTTTCGGCTTTAAGGAAGCAGATTCCTTCCACAGTAAGGCTTCCTATATTTATTATCATTATAGCGACCTTTGTGTCAATAGTAAAAATGATAATGCAGGCGTATTTCCCGCCCATGTACGCGGCGTTAGGTGTGTTCATTCCGCTGATTGTGGTTAACTGTATCATCATCGGCCGTGCAGAAGCGTATGCAAATAAAAATAATGTGTTCTATTCGTTCATTGATGGTCTTGGTATTTCTACAGGTTTCTTACTTGTACTGATGCTCATTGGTGGAATCAGGGAACTCCTTGGAACAGGACAGATCGTAGTATTTGACTACACAATTATCAACCTGTCACTCAGTTACCCGATAACCACAATGATCTTGCCTGCAGGTGCTTTCCTGACAATAGGAGGGCTTATGGGAATCGTGAACTATCAGAAAGCAAGGAAACTGGAGAGAGGTGGATAA
- the rnfA gene encoding Rnf electron transport complex subunit RnfA: MAEDALFSIFMDGIFIKNFLLIQFLGLCSFVGVTKDVKSAAGMSGAVVFVMAMASTVSYLIYTYILVPANMQFLDLISFIVVIAALVQLVEFVVRKNIPSLYRSLGIYLPLITTNCAVLGAVLLNESSGYNFVQSVVFGIAAGLGYTVVMLMMAGIRERSTFVNIPSSIRGLPQAFFIATMLSLAFVNYFWVIPI, encoded by the coding sequence ATGGCAGAAGATGCATTATTCTCAATCTTTATGGATGGTATATTCATTAAGAACTTCCTGTTGATCCAGTTCCTTGGATTATGTTCATTTGTGGGTGTAACCAAGGATGTTAAAAGTGCCGCGGGAATGTCCGGGGCGGTAGTGTTTGTCATGGCAATGGCTTCTACGGTGTCATACCTGATCTACACCTACATTCTGGTGCCTGCAAATATGCAATTCCTTGATCTTATCAGCTTTATTGTTGTAATTGCAGCACTTGTGCAGCTGGTAGAGTTCGTAGTGAGGAAGAACATTCCCTCACTTTACCGCTCACTGGGTATTTACCTGCCACTTATCACAACTAACTGTGCTGTATTGGGTGCGGTACTTCTCAATGAAAGTTCAGGCTATAACTTTGTACAGAGTGTTGTTTTCGGTATTGCAGCAGGTCTTGGATACACTGTAGTAATGCTTATGATGGCCGGTATAAGGGAAAGATCAACATTTGTGAACATCCCATCATCAATAAGGGGTCTGCCACAGGCATTCTTCATCGCAACAATGCTTTCTCTGGCTTTTGTTAATTACTTCTGGGTGATTCCAATATGA
- the rnfB gene encoding Rnf electron transport complex subunit RnfB, translated as MSELITLLVQAGAILGGLGLAVGVMLVVASKKFKVETNPLVDEIVEVLPGANCGACGYAGCADFAERVVNEGAPITGCPVGGFDVAKEIGGILGQEVSEGEEQYPFVRCNGGLNCVDRFEYVGFEDCKAVMMLSDGEKGCNYGCMGRGTCVRACPFGALSIGEDRLPHVNKNLCTSCGLCIASCPNDILVFAKETEKVHVLCMSHDKGKAVKESCTVGCIGCKICEKNCPEEAIKVTRFLAEIDQDKCTACGICVEKCPQNSIAIR; from the coding sequence ATGAGCGAACTGATAACTTTACTCGTACAGGCAGGTGCTATCCTCGGTGGTCTTGGACTGGCTGTAGGTGTCATGCTTGTAGTGGCATCAAAGAAATTCAAGGTAGAGACAAATCCTCTGGTTGACGAGATAGTTGAAGTTCTCCCCGGGGCTAACTGTGGTGCCTGTGGTTACGCAGGTTGTGCAGACTTTGCAGAACGTGTGGTTAACGAAGGCGCACCAATTACAGGATGTCCTGTCGGTGGTTTTGATGTTGCCAAAGAAATTGGTGGCATACTGGGGCAGGAAGTCTCAGAAGGTGAGGAACAGTATCCATTTGTCAGGTGTAACGGTGGCCTTAATTGTGTTGACCGTTTCGAGTATGTTGGTTTTGAAGACTGTAAGGCAGTCATGATGCTATCAGACGGTGAAAAAGGCTGTAATTACGGGTGCATGGGCAGAGGTACCTGTGTACGCGCATGTCCATTCGGTGCTCTCTCCATAGGTGAGGACCGCCTTCCTCATGTGAACAAGAATCTGTGTACAAGCTGTGGACTCTGTATCGCATCATGTCCGAATGACATACTTGTGTTTGCAAAGGAAACTGAAAAGGTACATGTACTTTGTATGTCACATGACAAAGGTAAGGCAGTTAAGGAATCCTGTACCGTTGGCTGTATCGGATGTAAGATATGCGAGAAGAACTGTCCTGAGGAAGCCATCAAGGTAACCAGGTTCCTTGCGGAGATAGACCAGGATAAATGTACAGCATGTGGAATATGCGTGGAGAAATGT